In the genome of Amphiura filiformis chromosome 4, Afil_fr2py, whole genome shotgun sequence, one region contains:
- the LOC140149715 gene encoding kappa-type opioid receptor-like has product MSNLTTAQQDAAITLVPVAWDWRLMVQLGLAIIGVLGNSLVIHIYRSNRDLKGNTTNLFIAALAIADLITSICIIPFPLLSRAPQNVLGSIYCKVVFSSNVMWVSIVASIITLTTLSVERYIAVAFPTHYKRIFTKSKTTLIIVCIWLFAFAMNTFGYYETFVINGQCTHVIPSNEFQLFLGVAVFLVEYLIPMIIMLATNIRTIQLLHKQAKVFGGNDTKNGPALSLLRARRRVVYMLLIVILAFIICWSPDQIAFLGFNIGFIPFGFAFGHVYRAFIALAFANSCFNPAIYIIANRNFRKAFLDLLPSRRRTSSDSHTNTLFETPVDGDDTGITNKGRENFGAFGDDGKTLSTVVSDSRDKDEGSADTVALEHVD; this is encoded by the coding sequence ATGAGCAACTTAACCACTGCACAACAAGATGCGGCAATCACTCTGGTACCAGTTGCCTGGGATTGGCGTCTTATGGTACAACTTGGCCTTGCAATAATCGGCGTTCTTGGCAATTCCCTCGTTATCCACATATACCGAAGCAACAGAGATCTAAAAGGGAATACCACCAACCTCTTCATCGCCGCCTTAGCAATTGCTGATCTTATCACATCCATTTGCATCATACCATTCCCGTTGCTGTCCCGTGCTCCTCAGAATGTGCTAGGAAGCATCTACTGCAAGGTGGTCTTCTCCTCCAATGTCATGTGGGTGTCCATTGTTGCGTCAATCATTACCTTGACGACATTATCTGTGGAGAGGTACATAGCTGTTGCATTCCCAACTCACTATAAGCGCATCTTCACGAAGTCAAAGACAACACTTATCATTGTTTGTATCTGGTTATTCGCCTTCGCAATGAACACCTTTGGCTACTATGAGACGTTTGTCATCAACGGACAATGCACGCATGTTATTCCGAGCAACGAATTCCAGCTGTTTCTTGGGGTTGCAGTTTTCTTAGTGGAGTATCTCATTCCCATGATTATTATGCTTGCTACAAATATTCGTACCATTCAACTGTTACATAAACAAGCTAAAGTATTTGGAGGTAATGATACTAAAAACGGTCCAGCATTGTCACTCTTGAGAGCACGTCGTCGCGTCGTATACATGCTTCTGATCGTCATTCTGGCTTTTATAATCTGCTGGTCTCCCGATCAAATTGCTTTCCTTGGGTTCAATATCGGCTTCATTCCATTCGGGTTCGCCTTTGGTCACGTATATCGCGCTTTCATTGCTCTGGCATTTGCAAACTCTTGTTTTAATCCGGCGATCTATATTATCGCCAATCGGAACTTTCGGAAAGCGTTTTTGGATCTTCTACCGTCGCGACGCCGAACGTCATCCGATAGCCATACAAATACTTTATTTGAGACACCGGTTGACGGAGATGATACTGGAATTACAAATAAAGGCCGTGAAAATTTTGGAGCTTTTGGTGACGACGGAAAGACGTTGTCTACAGTTGTTAGTGACAGTCGCGACAAGGACGAGGGCAGTGCGGACACAGTGGCCCTTGAGCATGTTGACTAG